DNA from Streptomyces sp. NBC_01260:
CACACCCGTACCTCGTACGGCATGCTCGCGCGGGTCGTGAAGACCTGGGCGGGAATGCCGACATCGAGTGGCTTCGCGCCCTCGAGCACGAGGACGGCGACGTGATGCAGGCGGGCGGCTGGCATGGAAAGGGAGCGTACGCGGCAGTCGGCGTCCCCTGCGGACGGCAAAGGCTGAGGAGGGGATATCCACTCCTCGCCGCCAAGGCCAGGGCCAGGACCTGCGGGCTCCTCGGGCCGGTGCGGCGGCGAACACGGCCGAGGCCGGCCACGACAACCGCAACAGCGAGGAGAGCGCGGTCTCCCCCGGAATCGGCGACCGCTCGCGGCAGAGTGGAGACATGAACGCAGACGACAGGAACATCCTGACCCGATCACGCGTGGCGACCAGACTGCCGGCTCAGGACCTGGACCGGGCGCGGCGCTTCTACTCCGAAACGCTCGGACTGGATCCCGTCGACGAACGGCCGGGTGGGCTGCTGTACCGGTGCGGGGGCGTGGACTTCGTGGTGTTCCGTTCGACGGGAGCCTCGTCCGGAGCCTTCACCCAGATGGCGTGGGAGGTCGACGACATCGAGACGGTCGTGGCGGAGCTGAGGCGTCGAGGCGTGGAGTTCGAGGACGTCGACGCGCCCGGACTCCGTACGCGGGGCGGGATCGCCGAGGTCGAGGGGAACTACCCGAGCAAGGGCGCGAGGGGCGAACGTGGCGCCTGGTTCCGTGACAGCGAGGGAAACCTGCTGGGCATCGGCGAACTGGTCATGTGACAAGGAGCGGTCGTGGGCCCGTCCGCCGCACGTCATGGGCGTGGCGGCCGCGCCCCGGGCTGAGGCCTGAGCGCGTCGCTACGTGACTTCGGCGCAACAGCACCTTCAGCAGCCCCGGACCACGCGGAACGCGGGTCGGACGGCCCTGCGCGCGGACACGTGGGTCAGAGGGACGAAGTCCGTGCCGTGCAGCCCTGGACCCCCGTCGTCGAACCAGCCCTTGGGGGACGAGGTGACGTTGTGGTCGTTGACCGCAGCGAGTGCGGCTGCGGAGAGTGTGGCTTCGGCCAGACACGTTGGTTCCCTCGTTGAGCAGGGGCAACGGCAGGGGCAGGGGGTGGTTGCGCCCCGGTGGAACCGCTCCGGCACCTACGCCGGGCCAGGCCCTGACCGCGACAGAGCATGTGCGTTCTGACGCAAAACCCCTGCGGCACAGGCGCGTTGCTGCTCAGTACGGGCTCAGGTCCATGACAAGGTGGCTAATGTGATCAAGTGACAGAATTCAACGTCCTTGGTGACAGCACACAATGGCAGAAGGACTTCGAGCAGCGGCTGCGCGCCTCGTACACGGCGGCCGGGCTCGGTGCGGCCGCGACGGAGCGCATGGTGGGCGACATCCGCGCAGGCACCGGCGACTGGACGGTCGCCGGGATCACGGACGCCGGGACCCGGGTGGGATACGTCGCCGTGGTCGTGGCCGGCGACGACCCGTTCGCGGGCCGCATCGCTGACCTCCACGTCGAGGCACGCCACGTCGGCCGGGGACACGAGGAGGCCGCCCGGGACTGGGCGGAGCGATGGTGCGCGGAGCGCGGCGCGCGCAGGCTGGACATACGGCTCATCGAGCCCGCAGGCGAGCTGTTCGACGACTACGGCGTCCGGGGCCAGCTCAGGGCGCGACACATCGGCTCCCCGCCGGAACCGGTCGAAGGCGTCACCGTGCGGCCGATGACGCAGGCCGAGTACCCCGAGTGGCTCGCCTCCGAGAAGCTCGCCTACGTCGGCGACATCGTCCGGGCGGGAGCCACGAGCCCCGAGGACGCCGCACGCAAGTCCGACGACGACTTCGCCAAGCTGATTCCCGAGGGCCTGGCGACGCCCGAGACCACGCTGCTGGTGCTTGAGGCGGCGGGCGAGCGGATCGGTACCGGCTGGTTGAAGCACGGCCACCTCCCGGGGGCCACGTATGGCTACTCGCTGCACATCGACGAGCGGTACCGCGGCAAGGGGTACGGCCGGGCCGCGATGGCGTCCGGCGAACAGGCGACGCTCGCAGCCGGTGACTCGGTGCTGATGTTCACCGTGTGGGGCGGCAACGAGGTGGCGATGAGCCTGTACACGAGCGTCGGCTACCGGATCGTGGAGGAGTACCGCTCCCTCGGCCTTCCCCGCTCCGTGGCCTGAGGCCCGGCCGTCCCGTTGGGCGACGATGTCCGAAGCCGACGGCGTCGCCCCTCGCGATCACGTGTGTGCTGAGTACGCGAACTCATGTGCGACAGGGGGTCGCCTGCCAGGCTCCGCGGTATGACGAGTGGCAGAAGCGCGCTGACGGCCCTGCATCTCTTCCTGGTCTGGGCGACGATGGCGGTCACGGTGCCGACGCTCGGGTTCGGGTTGCTGCTGACCGCGTGGGGCGGTGGGGCCGGTGCGGCGGTGCCGGTGCTCGCGCTGGGATTGCCGCTGGCGGTGGGCCTGCTGGCCACGGCGGGTATCCCGGTGCGGGCCGTGGTGCCGCAGTGCGACTCCGTGCCGCAGCGGCTCGGCTGGGCGGTCATGGTCTTCGTCCTGGGCACGCTCGGCGTCCTGG
Protein-coding regions in this window:
- a CDS encoding VOC family protein, which gives rise to MNADDRNILTRSRVATRLPAQDLDRARRFYSETLGLDPVDERPGGLLYRCGGVDFVVFRSTGASSGAFTQMAWEVDDIETVVAELRRRGVEFEDVDAPGLRTRGGIAEVEGNYPSKGARGERGAWFRDSEGNLLGIGELVM
- a CDS encoding GNAT family N-acetyltransferase, with translation MTEFNVLGDSTQWQKDFEQRLRASYTAAGLGAAATERMVGDIRAGTGDWTVAGITDAGTRVGYVAVVVAGDDPFAGRIADLHVEARHVGRGHEEAARDWAERWCAERGARRLDIRLIEPAGELFDDYGVRGQLRARHIGSPPEPVEGVTVRPMTQAEYPEWLASEKLAYVGDIVRAGATSPEDAARKSDDDFAKLIPEGLATPETTLLVLEAAGERIGTGWLKHGHLPGATYGYSLHIDERYRGKGYGRAAMASGEQATLAAGDSVLMFTVWGGNEVAMSLYTSVGYRIVEEYRSLGLPRSVA